In the Primulina tabacum isolate GXHZ01 chromosome 15, ASM2559414v2, whole genome shotgun sequence genome, CTGGATTGCCCCCATTAAGTACTGGGAAGCCTTCTGATACTGAGGATATTAGTCCTGGGGCAACTCTCACAGCTCAATTTCTTTATCATTTGGCGTTAAAGGTGATTTCACTTTGTCTTTTTTGGAAGTTTctcatataaaatcaaatcttaAAAACGTTTGCTTGTGGTGATCACTTGGCAGTATACGACTATTTTAGAGATTCTTTTGAAGTTTGGAATTTTGATTGCATAAACTCTAATTAACTCATGCGTGTTTAATAATCCTACTGTTCACATGAGTCATagatgataagaattttgagaaaTCTAGGTGAAGAGAAAACCTTATCTGTGGACCTATTAGAGCTTGAGTACTCTAGAAGTACATTGCCATTGCTTAGAGGCATACTTGTAGTCGTTATCTTTTGAATAACCTAAATATATAGAAGCACCCAGCCATTTCTTGGCCTCGTAAATGCTGTGGTTATTTGTCAAATTTCTAAATAATGCCATTTTCTTCACTGCGGATACTTCAACTctatctttattttgatgtcaAAGTCAGTGTGTTAAATTTATAAGTTTGCTTTAGgctattttttgtaaaaaattgCAGATGGATCtgaaacttgaaatattttctctgGGTGATCTGTCGAAAAATGTTGGGAAGTTGCTGACTGACATGTCGAGTCTTTATGATGTCGGTCGCCGTAAAAGATCAGCAGGGCTACTGCTCATTGACCGCACGCTTGATCTCCTTACACCATGTTGTCATGGGGATTCACTTGTGGATCGGATGTTTTCTTCTCTTCCTCGCAGAGAACGCATGACATCATTAACTCAGATGAAAGGGTCCCTCAGCCACTTAAAGAATGGCCCTGTTAAACTAGAACGTGCTCCTCTCAATGTGCAGATTCCACTTGAAAAAATCATCAGTGAAGATGAGCCAAATAGTAAATTTCAGCTTTTGGAAAGCATAGAAGCATTTCTGCATGGGTGGAATACTGGCGACTCAGATGCTCAAATTGTTGAGTTGATGAAACTCGGCAGGAAATTGGATGATGAAGGTAACCTTCTGCATGGGTCCTTTGTCTCTACTGAAAATTTTCGTGGAGCGCCTTATTTGGAAGCAATACTGGACCGGAGGACGAAAGATGGAGCCATGTTGATAAAGAAATGGCTTCAGGAAAGTTTACGTCGGGAAAATATATCTTTGGATGTGAGAATTCGTTCCGGTTTTGCTACCAAATCAGAGTTACAACCTTTGGCTAAGGCACTGGCCAAAAGACAATCTTGCTTGGTTAAAAATAAAGGAATCATTCAGATAGCGGCAGCTGCATTAAATGCTTTAGATGAGGTGAATTCTGCTTATTGGGATGCATTTAAGAGTGCTGAGAAGATACTACATGTAAATGCCGCGGACACGATCCAAAGCCTTGCTGCTCAAATTTGTGACCTCATTAATAAGACTGCTTTAGGCGGTTCACGATTGCAAAACCACAGTAACTTGGAGAAGCCGGAGGAGTTAATTACTCTTCCGGATGCTCTGCTTCTAACAGTCATTGGGTATTTATTGGCCGGTGAGAATTTCCCGACTTCTGGTTCTGATGGTCCATTTTCATGGCAAGAGGAACATTTCATGAAAGAAGCTATTGTCGATGCTATTTTAGAAAACCCAGTTGTCTCGAAACTAAAGTTTCTCCAGGGCTTATCGGAAGAGCTTGAAGCAAACTTGAAGAAGACGAAATTTGACGAGAAGAAGGAAAGTTCGTCTGCTCAATTGGATaatgttgattttgatgaggATCAGTGGGATAGTTGGGGAGACGATGATAATGATACTGAAAAAGATGCAGGCAGAGAGCCAGCTTATGGTGACATGCAGCTAAAGTTAGAGCTACGAGATCGGGtggataatctttttaaatTCCTTCACAAGCTATCTAGCATGAGGAGAAATTCGCCACTGAAGGAGTTGATGTTGGCATTGGAAAGTAAACGCAACGATGACCCATATCCAACCAAAGGTTTGCTCTATAAAATTATAACTAGTGCGTTGGAAAAGCATGAAATACCTGGGCTAGAATACCATTCGTCTACCGTTGGACGCCTTTTTAAAAGTGGATTTGGAAGGTTTGGCCTTGGACAGGTATTTTTACTCGAAACTTCGTTGCCCTTCTTTTTCCTCCAATTATATCTGAGTGCTAAATTTTCTGTCTCATGCTACAGGCTAAACCAAGTCTAGCGGAGCAAAATGTCATTCTGATTTTTGTAATTGGGGGCATCAATGCAGTTGAGGTTTGTGTTCCTTAAACTCAACCTTCAccttttctatttttatttcttcCTGATTCCGAAAACTCCAGTCCTGATTAAACCTATAATCCTCCATAAATTCACAGTTTCCTTTTTCCTGGAATATTTTCTTGATTTAAGTTTGAATATGCAAATTAATGCCAACTGTTGTGGTTCTTGTTGTTGTACCTTGTTTTTGCTTGCAAGTTGCAACACGAGAAATGGgaaaagaaacatgaaacatTAATTTCCAAATTCAGATTCCTTATTAGTGAACACGAAAATAGTTGACAGATATTTTTCCTCTGCATTGCTAGGTGAGGGAAGTGCAGGAAGCATTGACTGAGAGCAGCAGGCCTGACATCGAATTAGTTCTCGGTGGAACGGCTTTTCTTACCCCGAACGATATGTGTGAATTACTCTTGGGGGATTACAGCTATATATAAGCTAACTGGTACATTATTCTTGCCTACGTATAGTCtaaattaacaaaaatatttcTGGGAATTCCTGATTTAGTTATTCATAGAATCACTGTTGTAATCACAGCCAGAATCTGGCACTCATCTGTGCCAAATGCTCCCATCTTCTTTCTTTCAATTCTGCAGTGAATAAATAGATACCCATGTTATTTTCCTCCTCtcctttttatatttaatttatttcgtCACAATGAAGTAATACACTTTAGAGGTAAAAGTCGTGGTAGGTGTATTTACCAATGTGTAGTTGATTTATATCTTGTTCACATTCGTCTAGTTTTCTATTGCCGCAACCATATTATTTTCAAGTACAATTGTTATTTTTTCCACTAATCATGCAATTAGTCCTGTTATCGATACAAAAACACAGAATATCTAAAGCCAAGAGTTTTTGGTTCGACTAATTACGCAAGCACGGGTCATGCTGGGTAGCTATTTTGATCGTTGAATTGGTCATCCCATGCACCCAAAGAAATTGTACAAATGGTGGGCAAGTGTGTGTAGGTTAGAAACAAAAGAGGATCTGTTCTTATATTTAAGAGGTGGTTgaagaataaattataaaatatatgtgCGATCGTCCTCCTATCCTCATTAGGTAACATTTTTAAGTAATAATGTgtatcatcaatataaatttaatatacAAGTCATTAATCATGAATGTTTACAAAGAATGATAAAGAGATAATCTAGGAATTTCTTTCTGTTACACATCTCTATTTTTATATAAGTATTGCGTTCCATTTGAAGCGAGGTTTATTGAGTTTTGTTTGTTTTGGTTTCTTGGGTTTGATGTTGCGGCACTTTCGTTTGAATGTTACTAGGTTATCGCATGTTGTATCGTAGTTGACTATCGAAGGATGCTCGTTCTAAGATGTATGTACAATGTGTAATAAAGAAACAGTTGGGCGTAGATTGATGACCGCAATTATACTTAGctgatgaatatatatatatatattttaatagttaaattaaataaattggaaATGATTTGTCTACTGGAAATTGAGGGCCTTGCCATATGCAAGAATTTATTGATGGGTCACTAATGTTGACCTGTGGGTTTTTCTGCACTTCTGAATTTTTGTTTGATTTGGATGTCAATGTTTGATTAAAAAAAGAATCAAATTTCCAGAGATTTAATTGTGGCATGTGGTTTGAGACCAACGATTCTACTGGACTACATCATTTCGGGATAAATTAAATCAGTACTCTCGCTTGATGCAGTTAGCCCCATAAATTCATGTGGACCAAGTAAGATTCAAAAATTAATCAAATTGGTTTGATTTGAATGTTCGggtttaaaattataatgatgGAAATTTCTTAGCAATGGATTTGTTTCCAGCCCTGATTTTATTTTAGAATCTGTTGTAAttataataatggtaaaaatacaTTATGGATAAGTTTGCAATAATCATTAAATGCTTTAGCTTTTTGGTCATTGTCATGATAACAATTAttgttaatattaaaaaaattggtgtGTGCATTATTTGTGAGAGAGTGATGAGGCACATCCAAAATGTTTGCCATGAATTGTATATGGTTAGTCCACAATAATCAATAAGCATCCAAATCTTTGATCCACAACGGAGAGCGTATGTCTTCTTGTTCCAAACATAATTTTGAAGTTAGCAGCACTCAAATATAGTACAATAAGTTTGAAGCATAAAAAAATCAAGGGAGATTGTGTCATATTTCAATTTTGCGAAACAAATATTCTATCAAATTCAGCTCATATGAAATATTAGTTATTtatgtaaaataatatttttcactctAAATATAGACCTAATCGACTTGTCTAatgtaattatttttttgagattGTCTCTTGATTTAGAACGACAGTCTACAAGATTAAAACTTAAACTTCTTGTTATTGTGAATAGTTTTGAATAAAAGTTTATGACGTAtaacaatatataatttttcacCAAATTTGGCTTCTCTCTTGAAATAAGACTtcgcataaatatataatatataatatataagagAGGGAGAGAGGAGACTCACATGGATTCGTTGCCGGTAGAGCATCACCATAAGCAGCCACCCGACCATCATCATCACAATTTCTTTGACCAAGCTCAACAGCCACTTGCCGCCGGCGTCAAGGACTCTATGGAAACTGACAAGGTACTACACCCGCATCCATCCCTCCGCAATTCATTAGACTTCTCTCTGTATTAGCAATGTGTCTTTAGCCAAATTTTGCTTGGGTTTCTTTTCTGATACCTCGATCTAGCTCAGAAGCTTCACCAATCTGTGGATCCTTACTTGTACAAGGATTTAGCGTGGTTCCCGGTGGCATATTTGGGGAGTATGCTGGAGATCTGAGAGTTAATATATTTTTCGTGGGTGTTTTGGGTTCTAAGGTTGAGAGTTTCTGCTGGATTTTTTGGAAGGAAGAGTGTTGGGTCTGCCACTAatttaaaagtattatttttcttttgtgcaagtatctgtttttttttttttggatgtcCGTTttgatgaaaatctttgaaatTTAGTTTACGTAAGACTGAGGGTTTTTTTTCCCTTGGTTCTTGAATTTTATCTGCTGGATAATGCATATGCATTTTCATTCTCTATGCTcttatgttaaaaaataatcttttcaattttatttcattttcctcAGATGTAGCTTTCTACGGGTTTGAAATCTGGCTGCTTTTCGTGAACTTTAATtgaagttttcttgaattgaatgAGGGTTTGCTTGATGCAGTTGGCTTATGGTAGATTCTCCTTAAAATATAGTAGCCCTCCCTTCTCAAGTTTTCTGGCATGTATGGATGCTTTCCTGCGAGCCATCGCTTGTTGCAAATATTACCTTTTCAGTTCTAAACTTGTCATCTCTTTAGATCATTGTCCCTTTTCCGTTTGCTCTGCAAGTAGATAGGAATTTAAGAACTTTCAATTAACGTTTAGCTGTCTTTGTTATGTTACTACTGCAAGTTGTGCTAGTTTAATTGTGTTAGCTGGAAAGTGATTTTTTAATGACTCTCCCTGGCTTGATCTTTGCTGCAGGACATGTCTTCCCCACTAGTTGATGGAAATGATCCACTGACAGGTCACATAATTTCAACTACAATAGGAGGCAAAAATGGAGAGCCCAAAAGGGTTGGTATCAAACTTCTTTATGGAGTTTCAGTTGCtgctattttttttatgaaatttagaGATACTGGGACCGTTCTTATAAATTACGagattttttgtttctttttttatGTTCTTATAAATTGCTTGTTTGAGTGATCTTCTTAGCTAGAGCTAAGAGTATTTTTGTGGTGCTTTTCTGCAGACAATTAGTTACATGGCAGAGCGTGTCGTGGGTACTGGATCATTCGGTATTGTTTTTCAGGTTTGTATTCCTTATTTGATCTCAATTTTTTCCTttagaagaaaatatttttagaccTAAAAGGTTGTGATATTTTTTCTGTAGGCAAAGTGCTTGGAGACCGGAGAAACAGTGGCCATAAAGAAGGTTTTGCAAGATAAGCGATATAAGAATCGTGAGCTGCAATTAATGCGGTTGATGGATCATCCAAATGTGATTTCGCTGAAGCACTGCTTCTTTTCCACAACAACCAGAGGTGAACTTTTCCTGAATTTGGTAATGGATTATGTCCCTGAGACTATGTATAAGGTTTTAAAGCATTatagcaattcaaatcaaaGGATGCCGCTCATCTATGTGAAACTCTACACCTATCAGGTCTGGTCGATGTCATTAATCATTTTCTCAGTAACTTGTATAAAATGTTCTCATCTCTGACTGACATAAATCTGCCAATGCTTTTTAGTTATTTAGGGGGCTTGCGTATATGCATAGTGTTGCTGGGGTTTGCCATCGCGATATAAaacctcaaaatattttggttagCGACGTTATTCTCCTGCTTGCCACTGCCATTCTGAATGGTTTTTTTTTCATGATAAAATACTATGTTCTGCTGCAGGTTGATCCTCTTACCCACCAGGTCAAGATTTGTGACTTTGGAAGTGCTAAAGCTCTTGTAAGTTCATTGCTTTCGAAGATTGTTTGCTCTCATTTGGTCCGCATCTGTATGTATTCATCGTATCTTGGTTATGTCAAAACATCGGGGTTCACAAATTCTGTCCAATTCAGGGGaaagaaatgaaagaaaatttttttaattaaacagTATGAAAACCTTGGAAATTGGATCATTTAAATGGAGGAATGGCATGTCTTACCAAATTCTGTTCCATTCATTTGTTACATGGGAAAACAAGCTTAGGTCAAGTGCATGCTTTGCGAAAGAAGGGATTTCTGGTGAACCGCATAAAAAGGCCCATTTATAGTTTCTCAATTTAGCAGAGCAGCTGCATATTAATTTCTTTGGGtcctttccttttccttttttgcTTCTTTTACCCTGAAGCGATGGTCTGATATTTAATGGTTTATTTTCTTTTGGGATTCCTAGAAGCCTAGAAGGTGGTTGCACCATGCTTTCTGAAGTCCGATGAAGAAAATATTTCCGTTAACTCTATTGAAATTTTTCTTTCCTGGGTTTACAGTTTCAAAATCTCATATTGCTTATTAAACTAATCTTCTCTGCGAACTTAAATGGTTTTACCTTAATGTCTATGCTTTTTCCTCAATACATAAAACATGTTATTCTCAGGTGAAGGGTGAAGCTAACATAGCCTACATTTGCTCTCGTTACTATCGGGCTCCAGAACTTATATTTGGTGCAACAGAATATTCAACATCAATTGATATTTGGTCAGCTGGTTGTGTTCTTGCTGAGCTGCTTCTGGGCCAGGTTTGTGTTTTTCCAAGTCTGGCTTATCATGATTATTATTTACACTTGCTCATGTTCCCCTTGTGCGATATCATTGTTCTTGTACTCCAGCCTCTTTTTCCTGGAGAAAATGCTGTTGATCAGCTTGTAGAGATTATCAAGGTATAAATCAACAGTATTTATATTACTTATTTATGAAGTAGAAATATGAGCAATGATATGGCAGCCTTTACCTTATGTATGACTTTGTTACACAGGTTCTTGGTACTCCAACTCGAGAAGAAATACGGTGTATGAATCCAAACTACACTGATTTCCGGTTTCCCCAAATTAAAGCCCATCCATGGCACAAAGTATGGCTGTACCTGCTGTATATCGTTTCTCAGTGGTCTATAAttaaatttgtgtttttttaTCGAGAATAATCTT is a window encoding:
- the LOC142526657 gene encoding LOW QUALITY PROTEIN: sec1 family domain-containing protein MIP3 (The sequence of the model RefSeq protein was modified relative to this genomic sequence to represent the inferred CDS: deleted 1 base in 1 codon), coding for MASVDVIKCCLDSIRQISGDIKDAIVYLDAGSAESLQFLGAFPLFLELGAVSVCSLENISSLDKAVGWSTNSDPAKKVVVITSRLLSDAHRYIIRCLSTLPNVRECAIYTSISEMSHSAYPDSPLGPDAFHEYESLLVQDYEEVVKKQEAISHATGEYGLKESTPSEDEGWSQLTSIEAGTAGFDGISSIKVPQKDSSIIFSDDVSQKLIVSVHHFPLILCAFSPRVFVLPSEGSVAEGFLSSERENSVSSGLPPLSTGKPSDTEDISPGATLTAQFLYHLALKMDLKLEIFSLGDLSKNVGKLLTDMSSLYDVGRRKRSAGLLLIDRTLDLLTPCCHGDSLVDRMFSSLPRRERMTSLTQMKGSLSHLKNGPVKLERAPLNVQIPLEKIISEDEPNSKFQLLESIEAFLHGWNTGDSDAQIVELMKLGRKLDDEGNLLHGSFVSTENFRGAPYLEAILDRRTKDGAMLIKKWLQESLRRENISLDVRIRSGFATKSELQPLAKALAKRQSCLVKNKGIIQIAAAALNALDEVNSAYWDAFKSAEKILHVNAADTIQSLAAQICDLINKTALGGSRLQNHSNLEKPEELITLPDALLLTVIGYLLAGENFPTSGSDGPFSWQEEHFMKEAIVDAILENPVVSKLKFLQGLSEELEANLKKTKFDEKKESSSAQLDNVDFDEDQWDSWGDDDNDTEKDAGREPAYGDMQLKLELRDRVDNLFKFLHKLSSMRRNSPLKELMLALESKRNDDPYPTKGLLYKIITSALEKHEIPGLEYHSSTVGRLFKSGFGRFGLGQAKPSLAEQNVILIFVIGGINAVEVREVQEALTESSRPDIELVLGGTAFLTPNDMCELLLGDYSYI
- the LOC142526507 gene encoding shaggy-related protein kinase eta isoform X1, yielding MDSLPVEHHHKQPPDHHHHNFFDQAQQPLAAGVKDSMETDKDMSSPLVDGNDPLTGHIISTTIGGKNGEPKRTISYMAERVVGTGSFGIVFQAKCLETGETVAIKKVLQDKRYKNRELQLMRLMDHPNVISLKHCFFSTTTRGELFLNLVMDYVPETMYKVLKHYSNSNQRMPLIYVKLYTYQLFRGLAYMHSVAGVCHRDIKPQNILVDPLTHQVKICDFGSAKALVKGEANIAYICSRYYRAPELIFGATEYSTSIDIWSAGCVLAELLLGQPLFPGENAVDQLVEIIKVLGTPTREEIRCMNPNYTDFRFPQIKAHPWHKVFHKRMPPEAIDFTSRLLQYSPSLRCTALEACAHPFFNELRELNTRLPNGRPFPPLFNFKQELSGASPELISKLIPEHIWRQAGSSLPFPHPAAT
- the LOC142526507 gene encoding shaggy-related protein kinase zeta isoform X2 — protein: MDMSSPLVDGNDPLTGHIISTTIGGKNGEPKRTISYMAERVVGTGSFGIVFQAKCLETGETVAIKKVLQDKRYKNRELQLMRLMDHPNVISLKHCFFSTTTRGELFLNLVMDYVPETMYKVLKHYSNSNQRMPLIYVKLYTYQLFRGLAYMHSVAGVCHRDIKPQNILVDPLTHQVKICDFGSAKALVKGEANIAYICSRYYRAPELIFGATEYSTSIDIWSAGCVLAELLLGQPLFPGENAVDQLVEIIKVLGTPTREEIRCMNPNYTDFRFPQIKAHPWHKVFHKRMPPEAIDFTSRLLQYSPSLRCTALEACAHPFFNELRELNTRLPNGRPFPPLFNFKQELSGASPELISKLIPEHIWRQAGSSLPFPHPAAT
- the LOC142526507 gene encoding shaggy-related protein kinase zeta isoform X3; the encoded protein is MSSPLVDGNDPLTGHIISTTIGGKNGEPKRTISYMAERVVGTGSFGIVFQAKCLETGETVAIKKVLQDKRYKNRELQLMRLMDHPNVISLKHCFFSTTTRGELFLNLVMDYVPETMYKVLKHYSNSNQRMPLIYVKLYTYQLFRGLAYMHSVAGVCHRDIKPQNILVDPLTHQVKICDFGSAKALVKGEANIAYICSRYYRAPELIFGATEYSTSIDIWSAGCVLAELLLGQPLFPGENAVDQLVEIIKVLGTPTREEIRCMNPNYTDFRFPQIKAHPWHKVFHKRMPPEAIDFTSRLLQYSPSLRCTALEACAHPFFNELRELNTRLPNGRPFPPLFNFKQELSGASPELISKLIPEHIWRQAGSSLPFPHPAAT